The proteins below come from a single Rosa rugosa chromosome 2, drRosRugo1.1, whole genome shotgun sequence genomic window:
- the LOC133733211 gene encoding uncharacterized protein LOC133733211 isoform X1 — translation MAGTTSSSASNAMSEMGSSLKRGSGDIGWEYAELADASNLDRLKCKLCGKLVSGGIYRMKQHIAHIKGNVAPCKKSSDEDKAKCKNAIEEAKSTKKQKSKHEVEIRQEVIIEGDEDNEASQGTRRMPHTLGPMDHFASPIDPDSSLDGSRKMRQQNINDALFKQRTHSVHQYLARWVYEAGIPFHAIDSDSFKRFVEAVGQFGPGYRPPSQYQLREPLLKEEVDRTKSSLKKQEEEWALNGCSIMTDAWSDRKRRSIMNLCVNCAEGTTFLSSKEASDEAHTGTYIFEYVDKCIEEIGPQNVVQVVTDNASNNMAAGDLMKLKRPNIFWTSCATHTFNLMLQGIGNQPRFKGVIEKAKSFTIYIYAHHKTLALMRKFTKKRDIVRPGVTRFATTFLTLQSLMEKKNELRAMITSDEWNASKHAKSVKGKTAVNIALSASFWNGVSLCLKVFAPLVKVLRLVDGDRKPSMGFVYGELLRAKEEIKMAFKDQEAHYRPILDIVDRKARGRLDSPLHLAGYLLNPYYTYANSSIENDNVVMDGFFTCVEVFFPDDIQTQSLVTNVELHKYLKKEGGFGRSLAKPGCAQNDDNYNPVLWWNIYGNLVPKLQSMAKRILALTTSSSGCERNWSTFEGIHTKKRNRLDTTRLNNLVYVQFNAKILNKKRRMKERNVDVLLACEATMAQGWIVDGGDEDVDSDLTSDVVGEGSGLGVDSSLEPRRSSRIQEIRELHEDDFVSDEEEEDEMTFEFDSDEEGVLEGYGEEEFED, via the exons ATGGCAGGTACTACATCTTCCTCGGCATCTAATGCAATGTCGGAGATGGGTTCATCATTGAAGCGTGGTTCAGGTGATATTGGATGGGAATATGCGGAGTTGGCGGATGCTTCAAACTTGGATAGGTTGAAGTGTAAGTTGTGTGGGAAATTAGTGAGTGGTGGGATATATCGAATGAAACAACATATTGCCCACATCAAGGGAAATGTGGCTCCTTGTAAAAAGTCTTCGGATGAGGATAAAGCTAAATGCAAGAATGCTATTGAAGAGGCAAAGTCTACGAAGAAACAAAAGAGTAAACATGAAGTAGAAataaggcaagaagtcattattgaaggagatgaagaCAATGAAGCGAGTCAAGGGACAAGAAGAATGCCGCATACTCTTGGGCCTATGGACCATTTTGCATCCCCCATCGATCCGGATTCTTCATTGGATGGAAGTAGGAAGATGAGACAACAAAATATCAATGATGCACTTTTCAAGCAAAGAACACATAGTGTGCATCAATACTTGGCTAGATGGGTGTATGAAGCCGGGATTCCTTTTCATGCTATTGATAGTGATAGCTTCAAGAGGTTTGTCGAAGCGGTTGGTCAATTTGGCCCGGGTTACCGACCTCCAAGCCAATATCAATTAAGGGAGCCACTATTGAAGGAAGAGGTAGATAGAACTAAAAGTTCATTgaagaagcaagaagaagagtGGGCTTTGAATGGTTGCTCTATTATGACCGATGCTTGGAGTGACCGGAAAAGAAGAAGCATCATGAATTTGTGTGTCAATTGTGCGGAAGGCACAACTTTTCTCTCTTCTAAGGAAGCATCGGATGAGGCACACACCGGGACATatatttttgaatatgtggACAAGTGCATTGAAGAAATTGGGCCACAAAATGTGGTTCAAGTGGTGACGGACAATGCTTCAAATAATATGGCGGCGGGAGATTTGATGAAGTTGAAGAGGCCAAACATATTTTGGACTTCATGTGCAACTCACACCTTCAATCTTATGCTTCAAGGAATTGGCAACCAACCTAGATTCAAAGGGGTCATTGAGAAGGCAAAGAGCTTCACCATCTATATTTATGCACATCACAAGACTTTGGCATTGATGAGGAAGTTTACAAAGAAAAGAGATATAGTGAGGCCGGGAGTCACTAGATTTGCAACCACCTTCCTCACTTTGCAAAGCttgatggagaagaagaatgagtTGAGAGCTATGATCACTAGTGATGAATGGAATGCAAGCAAGCATGCAAAGAGTGTAAAGGGGAAGACGGCGGTGAATATTGCTTTGAGTGCTTCTTTTTGGAATGGGGTAAGTCTTTGCTTGAAGGTGTTTGCCCCTTTAGTCAAGGTGCTTCGCCTTGTTGATGGGGATAGAAAGCCATCAATGGGCTTTGTGTACGGAGAACTACTTAGAGCCAAAGAGGAGATTAAAATGGCATTCAAAGATCAAGAAGCTCACTATCGTCCAATCCTTGATATTGTTGATAGAAAAGCCCGTGGTCGGCTTGATAGTCCATTGCATTTAGCGGGTTACCTCTTGAACCCTTACTACACATATGCCAATTCAAGCATTGAGAATGATAATGTGGTCATGGATGGGTTCTTCACTTGTGTTGAGGTATTCTTTCCCGATGACATTCAAACTCAAAGTTTGGTGACAAATGTAGAATTGCACAAGTATTTGAAGAAAGAGGGTGGATTTGGAAGAAGTTTGGCTAAGCCGGGATGCGCACAAAATGATGACAATTATAATCCGG ttttgtggTGGAATATTTATGGTAACCTTGTACCAAAATTGCAAAGTATGGCTAAAAGGATACTTGCATTGACCACAAGCTCATCCGGATGTGAGAGAAATTGGAGCACTTTTGAGGGG atCCATACAAAGAAAAGGAATAGACTAGATACAACGAGGTTAAACAATTTAGTCTATGTCCAATTCAATGCCAAGATTCTCAACAAGAAGAGAAGAATGAAAGAGAGGAATGTGGATGTATTACTAGCATGTGAAGCTACTATGGCCCAAGGATGGATTGTGGATGGTGGTGATGAAGATGTAGATTCCGATCTTACTAGTGATGTAGTTGGAGAGGGATCAGGATTGGGAGTGGATAGTAGCTTAGAGCCTAGGAGAAGTAGTAGAATTCAAGAAATTAGAGAACTTCATGAGGATGATTTTGTATcggatgaagaggaagaagatgagatgaCTTTTGAGTTTGATTCCGATGAGGAGGGAGTACTAGAGGGatatggagaagaagaatttgagGATTAG
- the LOC133733211 gene encoding uncharacterized protein LOC133733211 isoform X2 translates to MSEMGSSLKRGSGDIGWEYAELADASNLDRLKCKLCGKLVSGGIYRMKQHIAHIKGNVAPCKKSSDEDKAKCKNAIEEAKSTKKQKSKHEVEIRQEVIIEGDEDNEASQGTRRMPHTLGPMDHFASPIDPDSSLDGSRKMRQQNINDALFKQRTHSVHQYLARWVYEAGIPFHAIDSDSFKRFVEAVGQFGPGYRPPSQYQLREPLLKEEVDRTKSSLKKQEEEWALNGCSIMTDAWSDRKRRSIMNLCVNCAEGTTFLSSKEASDEAHTGTYIFEYVDKCIEEIGPQNVVQVVTDNASNNMAAGDLMKLKRPNIFWTSCATHTFNLMLQGIGNQPRFKGVIEKAKSFTIYIYAHHKTLALMRKFTKKRDIVRPGVTRFATTFLTLQSLMEKKNELRAMITSDEWNASKHAKSVKGKTAVNIALSASFWNGVSLCLKVFAPLVKVLRLVDGDRKPSMGFVYGELLRAKEEIKMAFKDQEAHYRPILDIVDRKARGRLDSPLHLAGYLLNPYYTYANSSIENDNVVMDGFFTCVEVFFPDDIQTQSLVTNVELHKYLKKEGGFGRSLAKPGCAQNDDNYNPVLWWNIYGNLVPKLQSMAKRILALTTSSSGCERNWSTFEGIHTKKRNRLDTTRLNNLVYVQFNAKILNKKRRMKERNVDVLLACEATMAQGWIVDGGDEDVDSDLTSDVVGEGSGLGVDSSLEPRRSSRIQEIRELHEDDFVSDEEEEDEMTFEFDSDEEGVLEGYGEEEFED, encoded by the exons ATGTCGGAGATGGGTTCATCATTGAAGCGTGGTTCAGGTGATATTGGATGGGAATATGCGGAGTTGGCGGATGCTTCAAACTTGGATAGGTTGAAGTGTAAGTTGTGTGGGAAATTAGTGAGTGGTGGGATATATCGAATGAAACAACATATTGCCCACATCAAGGGAAATGTGGCTCCTTGTAAAAAGTCTTCGGATGAGGATAAAGCTAAATGCAAGAATGCTATTGAAGAGGCAAAGTCTACGAAGAAACAAAAGAGTAAACATGAAGTAGAAataaggcaagaagtcattattgaaggagatgaagaCAATGAAGCGAGTCAAGGGACAAGAAGAATGCCGCATACTCTTGGGCCTATGGACCATTTTGCATCCCCCATCGATCCGGATTCTTCATTGGATGGAAGTAGGAAGATGAGACAACAAAATATCAATGATGCACTTTTCAAGCAAAGAACACATAGTGTGCATCAATACTTGGCTAGATGGGTGTATGAAGCCGGGATTCCTTTTCATGCTATTGATAGTGATAGCTTCAAGAGGTTTGTCGAAGCGGTTGGTCAATTTGGCCCGGGTTACCGACCTCCAAGCCAATATCAATTAAGGGAGCCACTATTGAAGGAAGAGGTAGATAGAACTAAAAGTTCATTgaagaagcaagaagaagagtGGGCTTTGAATGGTTGCTCTATTATGACCGATGCTTGGAGTGACCGGAAAAGAAGAAGCATCATGAATTTGTGTGTCAATTGTGCGGAAGGCACAACTTTTCTCTCTTCTAAGGAAGCATCGGATGAGGCACACACCGGGACATatatttttgaatatgtggACAAGTGCATTGAAGAAATTGGGCCACAAAATGTGGTTCAAGTGGTGACGGACAATGCTTCAAATAATATGGCGGCGGGAGATTTGATGAAGTTGAAGAGGCCAAACATATTTTGGACTTCATGTGCAACTCACACCTTCAATCTTATGCTTCAAGGAATTGGCAACCAACCTAGATTCAAAGGGGTCATTGAGAAGGCAAAGAGCTTCACCATCTATATTTATGCACATCACAAGACTTTGGCATTGATGAGGAAGTTTACAAAGAAAAGAGATATAGTGAGGCCGGGAGTCACTAGATTTGCAACCACCTTCCTCACTTTGCAAAGCttgatggagaagaagaatgagtTGAGAGCTATGATCACTAGTGATGAATGGAATGCAAGCAAGCATGCAAAGAGTGTAAAGGGGAAGACGGCGGTGAATATTGCTTTGAGTGCTTCTTTTTGGAATGGGGTAAGTCTTTGCTTGAAGGTGTTTGCCCCTTTAGTCAAGGTGCTTCGCCTTGTTGATGGGGATAGAAAGCCATCAATGGGCTTTGTGTACGGAGAACTACTTAGAGCCAAAGAGGAGATTAAAATGGCATTCAAAGATCAAGAAGCTCACTATCGTCCAATCCTTGATATTGTTGATAGAAAAGCCCGTGGTCGGCTTGATAGTCCATTGCATTTAGCGGGTTACCTCTTGAACCCTTACTACACATATGCCAATTCAAGCATTGAGAATGATAATGTGGTCATGGATGGGTTCTTCACTTGTGTTGAGGTATTCTTTCCCGATGACATTCAAACTCAAAGTTTGGTGACAAATGTAGAATTGCACAAGTATTTGAAGAAAGAGGGTGGATTTGGAAGAAGTTTGGCTAAGCCGGGATGCGCACAAAATGATGACAATTATAATCCGG ttttgtggTGGAATATTTATGGTAACCTTGTACCAAAATTGCAAAGTATGGCTAAAAGGATACTTGCATTGACCACAAGCTCATCCGGATGTGAGAGAAATTGGAGCACTTTTGAGGGG atCCATACAAAGAAAAGGAATAGACTAGATACAACGAGGTTAAACAATTTAGTCTATGTCCAATTCAATGCCAAGATTCTCAACAAGAAGAGAAGAATGAAAGAGAGGAATGTGGATGTATTACTAGCATGTGAAGCTACTATGGCCCAAGGATGGATTGTGGATGGTGGTGATGAAGATGTAGATTCCGATCTTACTAGTGATGTAGTTGGAGAGGGATCAGGATTGGGAGTGGATAGTAGCTTAGAGCCTAGGAGAAGTAGTAGAATTCAAGAAATTAGAGAACTTCATGAGGATGATTTTGTATcggatgaagaggaagaagatgagatgaCTTTTGAGTTTGATTCCGATGAGGAGGGAGTACTAGAGGGatatggagaagaagaatttgagGATTAG